CGACTCGGCCTGCGATTGGCTGAGCGTCTCGCCCTCGGCGACGAGTTGGAGAATCGGTTTGAGCGTCGTCATCGGGTCGGTCGGTCAGTCGGTGGTGGAAGCGGGGGCGGGCACGGCTAGCGCCGCGCGGACCCAGTTGCGGACGAGCTTTGGGCCCTCCGTCGTGAGGATCGACTCGGGGTGGAACTGGACGCCTTCGATCGGAAAGTCCTTGTGGCGGAGGCCCATGATGACGCCGTCCGCCGTCTCCGCCGAGACGTCGAGGACGGCCGGGAGCGTCGCCCGGTCGACCACGAGGGAGTGGTAGCGCGTGGCGACGAAGTCCTGCTCGACGCCCTCGAACACGGTCCGGCCGTCGTGGGACACCGTCGACGTCTTCCCGTGCATCAGCGTCGGGGCGTGGACGACGCGGCCGCCGAACACCTCGCCGATGGCCTGGTGACCGAGGCACACGCCCAGGATCGGCGTCGTCTCGCCAAACCGGCGGATGACGGCCTCCGAGACGCCGGCCTCGTCGGGGCGGCCGGGGCCGGGCGAGATGAGCACGCCGGCCGGGGCCAGCTCCGCGATCTCGTCGAGGCCGATCTGGTCGTTCCGCACGACCCGGTAGTCCTCGGTCACGCCGCCCACGAGGTGGACGAGGTTGTACGTGAACGAGTCGTAGTTGTCGATGACGAGGATCACGGGATCGGGGGCTGGGGCGGCGGGGCCGCTAGTTCAGGAAGCCGACGGCGTCGCGGACCTGGGCCGTCACGTCGGAGGCTCGAGCCCGGGCCGCCTCGGCGCCGGCCTGGAGGATGTCGCGGACGTCGTCGGGGCGGGCGGCCAGCTCGCGGCGGCGCTCGCGGGCCTCGCCGAAGTGCCGGTCGATCATCCCGAGGAGCGCCTTTTTGGCGTGCCCGTAGCCGTACCCGCCGGCGCGGTACGCCTCGGCGATCTCGGCCCGCTC
This sequence is a window from Rubrivirga marina. Protein-coding genes within it:
- a CDS encoding anthranilate synthase component II; translated protein: MILVIDNYDSFTYNLVHLVGGVTEDYRVVRNDQIGLDEIAELAPAGVLISPGPGRPDEAGVSEAVIRRFGETTPILGVCLGHQAIGEVFGGRVVHAPTLMHGKTSTVSHDGRTVFEGVEQDFVATRYHSLVVDRATLPAVLDVSAETADGVIMGLRHKDFPIEGVQFHPESILTTEGPKLVRNWVRAALAVPAPASTTD